The following nucleotide sequence is from Catonella massiliensis.
CAATATAAAATAATCTTTCTTCTATGTTAAACCCGTAAACAGTAATAGGATGAAGAAAAAATTCCGATATTTTAAAGTATTTTATTTTACTCCAGTCAATTTCGACTATAATATAGTAATATTTATTAATACTCTCTATTAAAGTCTCTGAGATTTTATTGTTACACTCTATGAATTTGCTTTCAAAAATTTTTACATTATTTGATATATGAGCATCATAATAATGATTACCCTTATCACAGAATTGAAATGCGAAGGTTTCCCAATAATTATCGACCAAGGTGTAATATGCATTATGTGCAGCAATAACAGACATTTCCATTGCATCAATGGGATTCTGACTTATCACTGGGCTTTCATATGGTAGTATCATTTTCATTTATCATCCTTCTACTCTAAATAATCTCAAGCTCTGTTTTTTTATGTTTCACCATGTAAATACAAGTTATTACATTGAGCACATATAGGCATAAGTTGCTCATCTATAATACAACGCGCCTTATTAAATGCTTCGCTGTTCCATATTTCTTTAAGGCTTTTTTCTTTTAAATTGCCTATATTAAACTCTTTAAAATGTTTACAAACCGATATTGAGGCGTCTGGCATGATGTCAGCTCTCATAGATATCGAATTACACGATGTTCTATTTTGGAGATAAATATTCTTTCCAGATAAGAATGGATATATCTCATCTTCCTTTATTTTAGGAAAATATCTAATATTAAACTTCCAATTATAATTATCTATCCTTTTCAATTCGCTTCTGATAGTTGTTCCGTACTCTTCTGGCAATCCATATTTGAAAGAATCCCAACTTCTATTTTCAGCCTTGCTTAGTTCAGGTAACCAAAGAAATCTAGTATTAATATACTTTTCCATAAGCTCTGATGATTCATCTGATATGTACCAGGGAAAGCATAAAATCAAAGAATCAACAGATAAACTCTGTACATATTGCGCATACTCAAACAATCTATTGTAGTTAGTATGATTTATTACAGTATGAATTGTAATTTTACCTAAAAATTCCTTTTCTGCCCTCTTTTTAAGTAACAAATCAATCGCAGCACAAATTTTGTTAAATACTCCATTCCCTCTAATTTTATCGTTATCTTCTTTAAATCCTTCCATTGCAATTACTAATTCTAAGTTTTTTCCAATTTTAATCAATGAGTTCAGATTATTTTCTATAAGCAATGCATTTGTACATATTGCACAAATCCTATTTTCTCCACTAATCAAATCTGCAAGTTCATCGAATTTACTATAGCACAGAGGCTCTCCACCCCATAAATATAAACCTGATTTAATATCACTTGTTTCAGCTAGAACTTTTCGTAGAACTTGAATATCAAGCTCTTCATTTTGCTTAATTTCATCCATAAACTGGCAATATCCAAGTTCACTCCATTCATAACAATGCTTGCAACGTAAGTTGCATCTATTTGTTAGCTTAATTCCAACAAGAGATGGCATCTCTAAATGAAAGCCCTTTTCGCATCTTTTCCCTTTTTTAACTTCCGAAATATTTTTAAGTGTTTTTTTAAGTGCTTCAAAATATTGCGGATCAATTTTTTGTTTAATACTACAATCCATAATTTTTGTCTCCTATGCATTATACATTACTATCTAATTTTAGATAATCCTTTATTTTATAATAAATATTCTCTGTATTGATTCTACTCTTATATAAATTTTTATGGCATTCCTCTAATATTTCTATTGAAAAATTATTCCTCTGCCATTCGCTAAATGTTAATCCAAAACCATTTTTACACCAATAATCAGCATTAGCTTCCTCATGCTTTGCTATTGCAGTAGTAAAAATTATTGGAGTAGCAGTATTGAACGAATCCATCAATGTGCCCCCACCTGGTTTTGATATAATACCAATTGAGCTTTTAACTAATTCATTTATGTAATGTATGTTCTTAAGATTCATGTTACATGAATTATAATATAATGGCGGAAATACCTTTTCTTCAATTCCCCAAGGTTGCCAATCGTTGGTATAAAAACATCTGATTTTCCCATTTAACATATCTATATTTCTTAAGGATATTACATCTAAATTAAAACCTTTTTCACATATAGTATTAATAATCCCATTTTCTAGGCCAATTCCCCAACCTCCACCATGCATTACTAGTCTATTTTCTCTTTGATTAAATGGGGTTGGACAGATGTCTTCTAATGCAATATAACTATCAATTATATGTTCGTTGTTTCCAACTATCCA
It contains:
- a CDS encoding radical SAM protein, coding for MDCSIKQKIDPQYFEALKKTLKNISEVKKGKRCEKGFHLEMPSLVGIKLTNRCNLRCKHCYEWSELGYCQFMDEIKQNEELDIQVLRKVLAETSDIKSGLYLWGGEPLCYSKFDELADLISGENRICAICTNALLIENNLNSLIKIGKNLELVIAMEGFKEDNDKIRGNGVFNKICAAIDLLLKKRAEKEFLGKITIHTVINHTNYNRLFEYAQYVQSLSVDSLILCFPWYISDESSELMEKYINTRFLWLPELSKAENRSWDSFKYGLPEEYGTTIRSELKRIDNYNWKFNIRYFPKIKEDEIYPFLSGKNIYLQNRTSCNSISMRADIMPDASISVCKHFKEFNIGNLKEKSLKEIWNSEAFNKARCIIDEQLMPICAQCNNLYLHGET